From Salinicola endophyticus:
CGTCGTCGGCGCCCATCCCGCGCCGGCGCCATACTCCCGCTGCTCGTTTGCGAATCGCCATGACCCCCGTTATCGCCCTGGTTGGCCGCCCCAATGTCGGCAAGTCGACGCTGTTCAATCGCCTGACGCGCTCGCGCGACGCGCTGGTCGCCGATTTCCCCGGCCTCACCCGCGACCGCAAGTACGGTAACGGCCAGCTCGGCGACAAGGCCTACACCGTCATCGATACCGGTGGTATCAGTGGCGATGAACAAGGCATCGACGCCGCCATGGCGGAGCAGTCGCTCACCGCCATCGACGAAGCCGATATCGTGCTGTTCCTGGTCGACGCCCGCGCCGGGCTGATGCCGGCGGATCAGGCCATCGCCAATCACCTGCGGGTGAACCAGAAGAAGACCTGGCTGGTGGTCAACAAGACCGACGGCCTCGACGAACAGATCGGCATGGCCGACTTCTGGGGTCTGGGCCTCGGCGACCCGCGGCCGATCGCCGCCTCCCACGGGCGCAACGTCACCACGCTGATCGACGAGGTGCTCGAGCCCTTCCCCGCCCGCGACCCGCTGGCCGGCCCGCAGGGTGGCCACCCCGGGGTGCACATCGGCGTGATCGGCCGCCCCAACGTCGGCAAGTCGACCCTGGTCAACCGTATGCTGGGCGAAGAGCGCGTGGTGGTGTTCGACGAAGCCGGCACCACCCGCGACGCCATCGAGATCCCCTTCGAGCGCCGCGGCAAGCCCTACGTGCTGGTCGATACCGCGGGTATCCGGCGGCGCAAGAACGTCACCCTCACCGCTGAGAAGTTCTCGATCGTCAAGACCCTTGAGGCGATCAAGGAGTGCCATGTCGCGATCATGGTGCTCGACGCCCGCAGCGGCCTGGTCGAACAGGATCTGCACCTGCTCGACTACGTGCTGTCGAGCGGCCGGGCGCTGGTGCTGGCGGTGAACAAATGGGATGGCCTGGAGCAGGAAGCGCGCGAGAAGATGCGTGCGGACATCAAGCGCCGCCTCGGCTTCGCCGACTACGCCGATCTGCACTTCATCTCGGCGCTGCACGGCACCGGGGTGGGCGATCTCTACAAGTCGGTCGACAAGGCCTTCGCCAGCGCCAACAGCCACTGGTCGACCAACCGCCTGACCACCCTGCTGCAGGATGCGGTCAGCGAGCATCAGCCGCCGCTGATCAACGGCCGCCGGATCAAACTGCGCATGGCCCACCAGGGCGGCAGCAACCCGCCGATCATCGTCGTCCATGGCAACCAGACATCGGCGCTGCCGGAAGCCTACAAGCGCTATCTCACCAACACCTTTCGCAAGGTGCTCAAGGTGCGGGGTACGCCGATCCGCTTCGAGTTCCGCTCCGGCGACAACCCCTATGACAAGCACAGCGACGCCAACGATCGCGAGAAGGCGCGCGCGCGTCAGCTCAGTAGGACCAAGGAAGCGCGCAAGAACCGCCGCTGAGGTTCGGCAACTAACGTTCAGCACCTGTCGGCGGCACGCTTCTCGGCGTGCCGCCGCGGATCGGGCAAGAAGCAGCGGTGCGCGCTTGGGCGCTTCCCTTAGGCGGCGCGCGCCACCCGCACCTGATTGCGCCCGCCCTGCTTGGCGTCGTACATGGCGCGATCGGCGGCTTCCAACAGCGCCCCGGCGTCCGTCCAGTCGAGCGTGCTGGCGACACCGGCACTGAAGGTGGCATGAAACACCTCCTTCCCCGCCACGCACTCCATCTGGGCAAAGCTCTCGCGAATACGTTCGATCGCCTCACGCGCGTTTTCCAGCGAGCACGCCGGCAGCACCGCAACGAACTCCTCCCCCCCGTAGCGGCCGATATGGTCGACCCGACGCAGGCGCTGACGCAGCAGGTTGGCGAGCAGGCGGATCACATAGTCGCCGGTGCCGTGACCATAGGTGTCGTTGATCGACTTGAAGCGGTCGATGTCGATCATCACCACGCACGCCTCGGCGCCGCTGCGCTGGGTGCGTGACTGCTCGATCTCGATCAGCTCCTTGATTGCCGGGTGCTTGATCAGCCCGGTCAGGCCATCGCGGGCCAGCGCCTGGCTCAACTGGCGCGAGCGCTGGGCGCGCGCGGTCACCGCCGCGGTCAGTGCCAAATCGGAGATCGGCTTGACCAGGAAATCGTCCCCCGCCTGGGCCAGCGCCTGGGCCTGGCGCTGGGCGTCTGACTCCGCCGAGAGATAGATCAGCGGAATGCGCAGCCAGTCGTCGTCGAAGCGGATCAACCGTGCCAGTTCCGGGCCCGAGCAGCCCGGCATGTTGATATCGATCAGCACCAGATCGGGCACGAACTCGCGCAGCCCACGCAGCACGTCGCTGGGCTGGTCGATCACCCGCGACTCGATGCCGGCGATTTTCAGCGTCAGGCGGAAATGCTCGGCCAGCTCGGTGTCGTCATCGACGATCAGCACCCGGTAGGGGTCCTGCTGGGGCAGGGTCACCAGATGACGCAGACGACGCTCCAGCGCCGGCACGTCGAGCGGATGGGTGAAGAAGCCCTGGGCACCGCCACGCACGGCCCGCAGACGAGCCTCAAAGCTGCCGTCGGCGCTGAGCAGCACCCGCATCGCGCCAGGCACCTCGGCGATACGAGCTTGCCACACCTCGGGCTCGAGATTGGCCGTGTCGATGATCACCACATCGGGTTGCCACGCGTCGCCCTCCTCGACCTGGCTCAGGCCGCGGCAGTCGTAGCCAAAGCCACTCAGCGACTGCAGCAGCACCTGGGTGTCGCCCTCGGCCAGGATCGCGATCCGAACCGAACGCTCACCGCTCACCAGTTCGAAGTCCGCCTGCGGCTCGCCCAGCGTCGTCTTCGCACTGTCTTCGAGCAGCCGATAGCTACCCGATAGGCGGTCATGCAGCGTGGTCAGCATCGGCGAGGTGGGCGCGACCGAGGTCTCCAGCACGGCCTGCACCCACAGCTCCATCTCGCGCGCCTCCCGCCCCAGCGCCGGATAGCCGAAGGTACCGGCGGAGCCGGCGATCCGGTGCAGCCCATGGCGCAACGACTCCAGCGCCTCGGGCTCGACCGTGCGCTGGCGTGCGGCGAGTTCGCGCGCCTGCGCCATCAGCGTCTGCAAATCGTGGCCGAGGCGCTCGGCGTACTGCTCACGCAGTGCCGCCAGGCGCGCCTGAACGTCCTCATCCTGCATCCGAACGCTCCCATATCTCGCGCAGCTGGCTCGCCAACGTCATCGGATCGAACGGTTTGATCACCACATCGAGGGCGCCGATCTCACGGTAGTGCTCCAGCTCGCTGGGCTGTACCTTGGCGGTCATGAAGACCACCGGAATCTCGCGTGTCTCGGCCTGCTCGCGCAATTTACCCAGCGTCGTGGGGCCATCGATCCCGGGCATCATCACGTCCAGCAGGATCAGATCCGGCTGCCATTCAGTGGCCTTTTCCAGCGCCGACAGGCCGTTGTCGCAACTGGCCACCTGCATGCCGCCGACCACTTCGAGCGCGATCCGCGCCACTTCCTGAATAGACGGGTCGTCCTCGACATGGAGGACGCGCTGTAACGGTTGCATGTCAGAAATGTCCCTTAGGTTTCCTCACCGTCGGCATCGCGGTGGCGTAACTGTCGATCGAAAGCCGCCATCAGCTCCTCGGCCGAGAGCCCGGGGCGTGCGATGGCGGTCTCGACGCGGCCCAGTAATGTCGGGGCCAGCGCCTGTTCGGAAAGAATGATCACCGCCGGCTGGCGCGATAACTGGCTGAGCAGCGGAATGATCTCCCAGCCCGGTCCTTGATTTTCGGTCAGATCGAGCGAGATCAGGCCGTACTCGTTACTGTCGAGCAGGTAGCGCGCCTCGGCGACCGAGCGCGCCACGTCCAGCGTCATGCTCGCCGCGATCTGGCCGGCGACCCGCCGAGTCAAGTCGGCATCGCTCTCCACATGCATGATGCGCTCCCGCCGCGGGCCGGCGCTGAGCGAGCCCTGCAGCGCACTGGCCAGGCGGCCCTCGTCGAACGGCTTGGCCAGCCAGTCGACCGCGTTGAGCTGGCCCCCGATCTCCAGCTGCCCCTCCTCGGCGATCGCCGACACCACCAGCACCGGCAGCTCGCGTGTTGCCGGCTGCTCGCGCAGCTGGCGCAACAGCGTCAGGCCACTGCCATCGGGCAGCATCAGATCGAGGGTGATGGCATCGAAGCTACGCCGTTCGATCCAGCCCAGCGCCTCTTCCAGCGTATGCGCGATCTCGGCCTGATAGCCCCAGCGCCGTACCATAATCGCCAGCAACAGGGCCGTATCCGGATCGTCCTCGACGATCAGCAGCCGCGAGCCGGGATCGACGGGCATCTCGGCAACGGTCTCCGACATCGGCAGCACCGTCTCGGGTTCGGCATCCGCTGGGCGATCGATCCGCGGCAGCTCGAAGAAGAAACAGGCCCCCTGCCCCTCCTCGGAGAAGAAATTGATCGAGCCGCGCATGCGCTCGACCAGCTCACGGGTGATCGCCAAGCCCAGACCGGTACCGCCCTGCTTGCGCGTGCTGGAGCCGTCGGCCTGGGAGAACTTCTGGAAGATACGGTCGTGGAACGCATCGGGAATTCCGGGGCCGTGGTCGATCACGCTGACGCGGACATTCTCGCCGATCGGTTCGACCCGGACCTCCACCTGCATATCGGGGGGCGAGAACTTGGCAGCATTGGAGAGCAGGTTGCTCAGCACCTGCTGCAAGCGCATGGCATCGACATTGACATCGGTCTGCTCCAGACGCTCGGTGACCACATAGTGCACCTTGAATTGATCGGCGTAGGCCTGATTGGACTCGATCGCCTGATCGATCAACGGCATCAGCGGCTGTTCCTGCATCTGGAAGGTCATCTTGCCGGCGACCAGCTTCTCCATGTCGAGCAGGTCATTGATCAAAAGGATCAACCGCTTGGCATTACCATGCGCCACCGCCAGCATCGAGCGCATGCTCTCCGGCGGCTCGCCCAGCGCCCCGCCCTGGATCAGTCCCAGCGAGCCGGAGATCGACGTCAGCGGGGTACGCAACTCATGGCTCACGGTGGAGATGAACTCACCCTTCAAGCGCTCGTTGCGCTTGCGCTCGGTGACATCGTGCAGGAAGCCGTGCCAGGTGGTACTGCCATCTTCCTCGCGTTCGGGCACCGATTGACCCGACAGCCAGAGGATCTCGCCATCGGGCCGCTTCACGCGATACTCGCAGTGCCACGGGGTCAGGTTCTGCTCAGACTCACGTATCGACTCGAGCAGCAGCTCCATGTCTTCCGGCACGATGTGCTCGAAGACTTGCGTCGCGTCGTGCTTGGCCTGCTCCGGGGTGACATCGTAATACGCCTTGATCGCCTCGCTGGCGTAGGGGAAGGAGGGGCGCCCTTCGGTGTCCTGATGATACTGATAGATCAACCCAGGCACCTGGGAGGCGATCTTGGTCAGGCGTGCGGATAGCTCTTCGCGCGCTTCGACCTCCTGCCAGCGCATCAGGGTCGCGCCGACCCAGCGCGCCAGCAGGCGCACGAACTCGCGGTCGGCCTCGTCGAACGGCCGCCCACGCACGCGCTCGTCGCTGAAGGCGAGCGCACCGAAGCGTTCGCCGTGGACCCAGATCGGCGCGCCGATATAGCTCTTCAGTCCGAACAGCAGACGGCAGCGATGGTCGCGCCAGCCCTCGTTGTCGGCGTCGGTGAACGCCACCACATCGCTGCGCGCCACCACCGCACTGCAGTAGGTCTCGCTGGTCTTGAGCACCTGCCCGCGCACGAAGCGATTGTCCGGCGAGTAGCCAGAGTGGATGATGTAATTCTCGCCATCGATCTGGTTGGCGACCGCGAACGGCATATCGAGATGCGCCGCCGCCGCCTCGAGCGCGCGCTCCATCAGTACGGCAAACGAGCGCTCCTGCAGCGCGGCGATATCGTTGAGTGTCTGCAGTGCATCTTTCTGCGCCTCGAGGCTCTGGTTGAGCAACACCAGCGAGGTCTTCTGCTGCTCCAGGCGCTGCTGATGCTGCAACATGGCCTCGCGGGTGACCCGACGCGTCCCCCACAGCAGCAGCAGCAGGCACACTTCGGCGATCCCCCAGGCCACTCCCCAGCGCAGCCAGGTGGCGAGCATCTGCGCTTGGCGGTGCTGAAACTGTACGTTGACGTCCTTCCAGATGGCGATCGCCGCCACGGCCTGAGAGCCCTCATCGCCGCTGCGGCTCACCGGCACCAGGGTCAACAGATAGTGGTGGCGGTTATTGCCTTGGACGACCCGCCACTCGGCCCGCGTCCGTATCTCGGGGAAACGATGCCGGTCAAGCCATTCGACGATGCGCTCGTCGGAACTTTCGTTCACCCGCCATAGCGGGCCCCCACCATTCTCACTCTCTCGGCGTGCGAGGATGGCGACACCGCTCTCCAGCTGCTCTGACAGCTGTTGGACATTGGCGACCAGGCCGAACTCCACCTCCAGCAAGCCGACGAGCGCACCGCCGCGCTCGTCGCCCGGGGCCAGTATCGGCGCGATGGCCGCCGTGGTCGCCCGCTCACCGTCGAACTCGATGCCGAAGACCGGCTCTCCCGTGGCCTCGCTCTGCTGCAGCAGATAATCGCTGTCGGCGATGGTTTCCCGGCCGACGCCAGGCGGCTCGGTGTGCAGGAACGGTTTGCGATCGTCGGCGCCGGGCAGGAAGACATTGAGCTCCAGCGCACCGCCAGCCCGCAGCGACTGCCAGTAGGGCCCGATGTTGTCGCGCAGGCGTGCTCGCAGCGTCGCCAGCCGATCCGGCGACGCCTCCTGCGCCGCCTGGGACATGACCGCACGGACCACCGGGTCGGCCACCAGGGTCGTGGCCAGTACCTGAACCCGGCGCTCGAGTCCGGCGCGGGTGGCACTGACCGTGATGCCCTGCTCCTGGGACTGGAACCCCAGATCGCGCTGGAACGCCTCGCGATCGTTGTCCAGCGCCTGATTCAGCATGAAGCCGAAGAAGGCCGTCAGCAGTACGCTACCCAATAGCGTCGTCAGCAGCGGTAAACGCAAGACTTTCACCCGGAACCTCTCGTCGGCACTGAAAAAGTATGAGCAAGGCTCTCAGACTTTTTCACGAGAGAAATGCCCTGACGACGAGCTTAACGCATTTCACTGATATTGCATTTGGCGAATAGCTTCGCTTCCCACCCACTGACAGGCGAATTGCCACGCCGCACGGCCACTGCGCACCCCGCGCAGGGTGGCGTAGCGCTTAGCCTCCGCTCGCGCCGCCTCGCCCCAGCTCTCGGCGCCACCGAGATGCTCGACCCAGTGGCGGCATGCCTCGAGATAGGCCAGCTGGTCGAAGGGATGAAACGCCAGCCACAGCCCGAAGCGGTCGGAGAGCGAGATCTTCTCTTCCACGGCATCGCCATGGTGCAGCTCGCCGTCGACCAGCTGGGTCTGCTGATTGTCGGCCATCGACTCCGGCAGCAGATGGCGGCGGTTGGAGGTGGCGTAGAGCAGCACATTCTCCGGCGGCCCGGTCAGGGTGCCGTCGAGCACGCTCTTGAGCGCCTTGTAAGCATCGTCGTTGCCCTCGAAGGAGAGGTCGTCGCAATAGACCACGAAGCGGTGATGGTGATCGCGCAGGCGCTGGACCAGCACCGGCAACGCGACCAGATCGTGGCGGTCGACCTGAATCAGGCGCAGCCCCTCGCCGGCCAGGCTGTTGAGCAGCGCACGCACCATCGACGACTTGCCGCTGCCGCGCGCGCCCCACAGCAGCGCATGATTGGCCGGGTGCCCCTGCAGGAAGGCGCGAGTGTTGTCGACCAGCGCCCGCTTCTGGCGTTCCACGCCGATCAGATCGTCGAGCCCTACCGCATCCCGCGGCGCCACCGGCACCAGTTGGCCGCCCAGCGGATGCGACTGCCACAGCGCCGCCACGTCACGGGTCCAGTCCACCGCCGGGGGCTGCTCGGGTAGCCACGCCTCGACACGCTCCAGCAGGCGGCTCAGCCGTTGGGCCAGCTCTCCATCCATCTCTCGGGTCTCCTCGGGTCGATATTGCACGTCCGGCGCCGGCAGGGGATTGCCAATCGCCACGATGGGCGTATCTTGTGCCGCGCGCGCCGTCGGGTCCAGTCGAGCCCGGCCGGGCGCCTCCCCATGACTCCCTCCGAGGAGAGACGATGACGTCTCGTATCCGCCTTGCCTGCGCTGTGCTGCTGGTCTCCCTGCTCGGCGGCTGTCTCGCCCTGCCCCAGGTCGGTGTCCTGCTCGGACGTATCGCGCTCTCCTCACTCGGCGTCGACAACGTGCGCATCGGCAACTACCACTTCGCCCCCGGCCTCGAAGGCATCGACGAGCTGACTCTGCTGAGCTCGGGGCTGGCTCTGGCCGGGCTGCCGGTGAACATCGATCTGCCGCTGGCGCTCTCGCTGCCCGCCAACGCGCCGTCGCTCGAACTCCAGGGTTTTGCCTGGGAACTCCAGGTACCCGGAGCCGAGCCGGTCGCCGGCGAGTTCGATCAACCAGTGCCGCTGCACGCGGGTGAGACCACCACGGTGACGCTGCCGGCGGCGCTGGAACCGCGCGGCATCGACGCCCTGCCCAGCCGCGCGCAGAAGGTCGCCGCGCTGCTCGACCTGGCGCGTAGCCTCAGCACCAGCGGCGAGCTGCCGCCGGGCAGCCATCTCAGCCTGACCCCGGCACTGCCGCCGGCGCTGGCGCGAGTGGTCTCGGCCCCGACCCTGGAACTCGACGTCGGCGACACCTCCCGCGCTGACGATATACCCCCGGCCGAGTGACGCCGGCGGCCCTCGATGCGTGCAGGTTGACCGCCCGGGCAGGCCGGGTATCTTGGACGGGCTGACGCGCCGCGACCGGCCGGATCGGGCAATGCCCTGGCGCCCCGCACTCGACGTCAGCCAAGACAGCAACGATAACGCCAGACTCGTATTCGGAGACCCGCATGTCACTCCCCCTTTCGCGCCGCGCCCTGGGCGTTCTCGGCGTCGCGGCGCTGCTCAGCGCCTGCAGCACCTCGCCCCTGGGACGCAACCAGCTCGCCTTCTACTCCGATGACGAGCTGGCCCAGATGGGCAAGCAGAGTTTCAGCCAGTACGAGCAGCAGTTGCCCACGGTGGGCGGTGCCCAGGCGCGCTACGTGCAGTGCGTGGCCGACGCCATCACCGCCCAGGTGCCGGCCAGCACCGGTATCGGCAAGTGGCAGGTGAAGCTGTTCAAGGATGACACCGCCAACGCCTTCGCCCTGCCCGGCGGCTATATCGGTGTCAACACCGGGCTGCTCAAGGTCGCCACCAATCAGGACCAGCTCGCCGCGGTGATCGGCCACGAGGTCGGCCACGTGCTGGCGCACCATGCCAACGAGCGGGTCTCCACCCAGGCCGCCACCCAGACCGGGCTGTCGGTGCTGCAGAGCGCCGCCGGGCTGCAGGGTGCCGGCGGCGAACAGGTGATGGGGCTACTGGGCGCCGGGGCGCAATACGGTGTGATCCTGCCCTTCTCGCGCAAGCAGGAGTCGGAAGCCGACCTGGTGGGCCTGGATCTGATGGCGGACGCCGGATTCGACCCCCGCGCCAGCCTCAAGCTGTGGCAGAACATGGCCGCCAACAGCCAGGGCGAGCCGCCGGCGTGGATGTCGACCCACCCCAGCAATGACCAGCGCATGAGCGGGCTGAAGAACCGCCTCGACGAAGCGGTGCCGCGCTACGAACAGGCCAAGGCGGCCGGACGTCGGCCCAACTGCAAGGCGTGAGCTGAGGACATCCTGGCCTGCAACGACGACGGCCGCCGCCGGAACGCTCCGGCGGCGGCCGTCTGCCATCTGTGCCTTACGACTGGTTTTTACGGCTGGTCTTTAGCCCACGCTCTACGTTCGGCGACTGCACCAAGGGCTGCGATCGCAAATGGCTGACCGAACGCGACGAGCAACGCGCGGCCTCAAAGCTCGGCGCGCAGCGTCTCAAGTAGCGCCGCAGTCTCCGGGCGTACCTGACGCCACAGCCAGAACGACTCCGCCGCCTGCTCGATCAGCATGCCCAGGCCATCCACCGTGCGCGCGCCGTGCGCTGCGGCCCAGCGCAGGAAGACCGTCGGCTCGGCGCCGTACATCATGTCGTAGGCCAGCGCCTCGGGCGCGAAGAGTGTCTCCGGCAGCGGCGGCAACTCACCGGCGAGGCTCGCGCTGGTGGCGTTGATCACCAGGTCGAAGCCCCCTTCCAGCGCC
This genomic window contains:
- a CDS encoding response regulator, with amino-acid sequence MQPLQRVLHVEDDPSIQEVARIALEVVGGMQVASCDNGLSALEKATEWQPDLILLDVMMPGIDGPTTLGKLREQAETREIPVVFMTAKVQPSELEHYREIGALDVVIKPFDPMTLASQLREIWERSDAG
- a CDS encoding ATP-binding protein → MDGELAQRLSRLLERVEAWLPEQPPAVDWTRDVAALWQSHPLGGQLVPVAPRDAVGLDDLIGVERQKRALVDNTRAFLQGHPANHALLWGARGSGKSSMVRALLNSLAGEGLRLIQVDRHDLVALPVLVQRLRDHHHRFVVYCDDLSFEGNDDAYKALKSVLDGTLTGPPENVLLYATSNRRHLLPESMADNQQTQLVDGELHHGDAVEEKISLSDRFGLWLAFHPFDQLAYLEACRHWVEHLGGAESWGEAARAEAKRYATLRGVRSGRAAWQFACQWVGSEAIRQMQYQ
- a CDS encoding ATP-binding protein, encoding MKVLRLPLLTTLLGSVLLTAFFGFMLNQALDNDREAFQRDLGFQSQEQGITVSATRAGLERRVQVLATTLVADPVVRAVMSQAAQEASPDRLATLRARLRDNIGPYWQSLRAGGALELNVFLPGADDRKPFLHTEPPGVGRETIADSDYLLQQSEATGEPVFGIEFDGERATTAAIAPILAPGDERGGALVGLLEVEFGLVANVQQLSEQLESGVAILARRESENGGGPLWRVNESSDERIVEWLDRHRFPEIRTRAEWRVVQGNNRHHYLLTLVPVSRSGDEGSQAVAAIAIWKDVNVQFQHRQAQMLATWLRWGVAWGIAEVCLLLLLWGTRRVTREAMLQHQQRLEQQKTSLVLLNQSLEAQKDALQTLNDIAALQERSFAVLMERALEAAAAHLDMPFAVANQIDGENYIIHSGYSPDNRFVRGQVLKTSETYCSAVVARSDVVAFTDADNEGWRDHRCRLLFGLKSYIGAPIWVHGERFGALAFSDERVRGRPFDEADREFVRLLARWVGATLMRWQEVEAREELSARLTKIASQVPGLIYQYHQDTEGRPSFPYASEAIKAYYDVTPEQAKHDATQVFEHIVPEDMELLLESIRESEQNLTPWHCEYRVKRPDGEILWLSGQSVPEREEDGSTTWHGFLHDVTERKRNERLKGEFISTVSHELRTPLTSISGSLGLIQGGALGEPPESMRSMLAVAHGNAKRLILLINDLLDMEKLVAGKMTFQMQEQPLMPLIDQAIESNQAYADQFKVHYVVTERLEQTDVNVDAMRLQQVLSNLLSNAAKFSPPDMQVEVRVEPIGENVRVSVIDHGPGIPDAFHDRIFQKFSQADGSSTRKQGGTGLGLAITRELVERMRGSINFFSEEGQGACFFFELPRIDRPADAEPETVLPMSETVAEMPVDPGSRLLIVEDDPDTALLLAIMVRRWGYQAEIAHTLEEALGWIERRSFDAITLDLMLPDGSGLTLLRQLREQPATRELPVLVVSAIAEEGQLEIGGQLNAVDWLAKPFDEGRLASALQGSLSAGPRRERIMHVESDADLTRRVAGQIAASMTLDVARSVAEARYLLDSNEYGLISLDLTENQGPGWEIIPLLSQLSRQPAVIILSEQALAPTLLGRVETAIARPGLSAEELMAAFDRQLRHRDADGEET
- a CDS encoding diguanylate cyclase, with amino-acid sequence MQDEDVQARLAALREQYAERLGHDLQTLMAQARELAARQRTVEPEALESLRHGLHRIAGSAGTFGYPALGREAREMELWVQAVLETSVAPTSPMLTTLHDRLSGSYRLLEDSAKTTLGEPQADFELVSGERSVRIAILAEGDTQVLLQSLSGFGYDCRGLSQVEEGDAWQPDVVIIDTANLEPEVWQARIAEVPGAMRVLLSADGSFEARLRAVRGGAQGFFTHPLDVPALERRLRHLVTLPQQDPYRVLIVDDDTELAEHFRLTLKIAGIESRVIDQPSDVLRGLREFVPDLVLIDINMPGCSGPELARLIRFDDDWLRIPLIYLSAESDAQRQAQALAQAGDDFLVKPISDLALTAAVTARAQRSRQLSQALARDGLTGLIKHPAIKELIEIEQSRTQRSGAEACVVMIDIDRFKSINDTYGHGTGDYVIRLLANLLRQRLRRVDHIGRYGGEEFVAVLPACSLENAREAIERIRESFAQMECVAGKEVFHATFSAGVASTLDWTDAGALLEAADRAMYDAKQGGRNQVRVARAA
- the der gene encoding ribosome biogenesis GTPase Der, producing the protein MTPVIALVGRPNVGKSTLFNRLTRSRDALVADFPGLTRDRKYGNGQLGDKAYTVIDTGGISGDEQGIDAAMAEQSLTAIDEADIVLFLVDARAGLMPADQAIANHLRVNQKKTWLVVNKTDGLDEQIGMADFWGLGLGDPRPIAASHGRNVTTLIDEVLEPFPARDPLAGPQGGHPGVHIGVIGRPNVGKSTLVNRMLGEERVVVFDEAGTTRDAIEIPFERRGKPYVLVDTAGIRRRKNVTLTAEKFSIVKTLEAIKECHVAIMVLDARSGLVEQDLHLLDYVLSSGRALVLAVNKWDGLEQEAREKMRADIKRRLGFADYADLHFISALHGTGVGDLYKSVDKAFASANSHWSTNRLTTLLQDAVSEHQPPLINGRRIKLRMAHQGGSNPPIIVVHGNQTSALPEAYKRYLTNTFRKVLKVRGTPIRFEFRSGDNPYDKHSDANDREKARARQLSRTKEARKNRR
- a CDS encoding M48 family metallopeptidase, giving the protein MSLPLSRRALGVLGVAALLSACSTSPLGRNQLAFYSDDELAQMGKQSFSQYEQQLPTVGGAQARYVQCVADAITAQVPASTGIGKWQVKLFKDDTANAFALPGGYIGVNTGLLKVATNQDQLAAVIGHEVGHVLAHHANERVSTQAATQTGLSVLQSAAGLQGAGGEQVMGLLGAGAQYGVILPFSRKQESEADLVGLDLMADAGFDPRASLKLWQNMAANSQGEPPAWMSTHPSNDQRMSGLKNRLDEAVPRYEQAKAAGRRPNCKA